One Chloroflexota bacterium DNA segment encodes these proteins:
- the lon gene encoding endopeptidase La, giving the protein MELLSWFGEEELSFEELFLLPTFTRVATEVSSDAVDDADEFQTNDAIPSVLPILPLRGLVVYPETAVPLTIGQPRSIRLIDEVISQDVRLIGLVAAQNPEDETPGPDDLYTVGTVATVHRMLRVPDGTIRLLVQGMARFKIANFVEEEPYLKAEIELIPEVETDNLEVEAMARNARDQFERIADMIPSLPREVVESVISLDDPLQTVYVIANFQRMDLEDAQELLELDSVSEKLLKLVALLAREAEVLEIGQRIQKEARSEIEKVQREYFLREQLKAIQRELGEGDEQSVEAEEYRTKIDEAQMPEEADKQSRRELERMARLPTASAEYGVIRTYLDWLVSLPWSKSTEDNLDIPHARTILDEDHYGLEDIKERILEFLAVRKLRQERSEEFAAQDDFDDEIRRLREGVILCFVGPPGVGKTSLGRSIARSLEREFIRISLGGVRDEAEIRGHRRTYIGALPGRILQALRRVESHNPVFMLDEIDKLSQGFQGDPASALLEVLDPEQNVEFRDHYLEVAFDLSEVMFITTANRLDTIPRPLLDRMEVIQLSGYTEREKVAIAKGYLVPRQLRENSLRESEVSFTDEGLQEIIRYYTREAGVRNLEREIGGVCRKVVTQIAEGSAAEMIAITPEQVKEYLGHAKFRDMEDIAERTSLAGVATGLAWTPTGGDVLFIEATSMPGGKGFQLTGSLGNVMKESAKAALSFVRSQAAALGLEDGFFADSDFHLHVPAGAQPKDGPSAGVTMATAIVSLVSGRPVRADVAMTGEITLRGKVLPVGGIKEKVLAAHRLGLKTVLLPKRNDVDLDDLPDDVREAINFIFLDTVEDAINAALEPAPKPKKKRSKKPKENPSEEASA; this is encoded by the coding sequence ATGGAGCTATTATCCTGGTTTGGCGAGGAAGAGTTAAGTTTTGAAGAACTCTTCTTGCTGCCAACCTTTACTCGCGTCGCTACTGAAGTCAGTAGCGACGCAGTAGATGATGCTGATGAATTCCAGACCAATGACGCAATCCCGTCTGTGTTGCCCATACTGCCATTGCGGGGATTGGTGGTTTACCCTGAAACTGCTGTTCCGCTGACCATTGGGCAGCCGCGTTCGATTCGCCTGATCGATGAGGTTATCTCGCAAGATGTGCGCCTGATCGGCCTGGTGGCCGCCCAAAACCCCGAAGATGAAACCCCCGGCCCGGATGATTTGTATACTGTGGGGACAGTGGCGACTGTCCATCGCATGTTGCGTGTTCCAGATGGCACGATCCGGTTACTGGTGCAGGGGATGGCGCGCTTCAAGATTGCCAACTTTGTGGAAGAAGAACCTTACCTCAAAGCGGAAATCGAGCTAATTCCTGAAGTTGAAACCGATAATCTGGAAGTTGAAGCGATGGCGCGCAATGCCCGCGATCAATTTGAGCGCATCGCCGATATGATCCCCTCGCTGCCGCGCGAGGTGGTTGAGTCCGTAATCAGTCTGGACGATCCTTTACAGACGGTGTATGTGATTGCCAACTTCCAGCGCATGGATCTCGAAGATGCCCAGGAACTGCTCGAACTGGATTCCGTTTCGGAGAAATTGCTTAAGCTGGTGGCTTTGCTGGCGCGCGAGGCAGAGGTGCTGGAGATCGGTCAGCGCATTCAGAAAGAAGCCCGCTCCGAGATCGAAAAAGTACAGCGGGAATATTTTCTGCGCGAGCAACTCAAGGCCATCCAGCGCGAATTGGGCGAAGGCGATGAACAATCTGTTGAGGCCGAAGAATATCGCACAAAGATTGATGAAGCTCAAATGCCGGAAGAGGCCGACAAACAATCTCGCCGCGAGTTGGAACGTATGGCGCGGCTGCCAACCGCCTCTGCCGAGTATGGTGTCATTCGCACCTATCTCGATTGGCTGGTTTCGCTGCCGTGGTCGAAATCGACCGAAGACAACCTTGATATTCCCCATGCCCGCACAATTCTAGATGAGGATCACTACGGGCTGGAAGACATCAAAGAACGCATTCTGGAATTTTTAGCGGTGCGCAAACTTCGCCAGGAACGCAGTGAAGAATTTGCCGCTCAGGATGACTTTGATGATGAAATCCGGCGTTTGCGCGAAGGTGTTATTTTGTGCTTTGTCGGACCCCCTGGTGTAGGGAAAACCTCACTGGGCCGATCCATTGCGCGCTCGCTAGAGCGCGAGTTTATTCGCATTTCGCTGGGCGGCGTGCGTGATGAAGCCGAAATTCGCGGGCACCGGCGCACGTATATTGGCGCGCTGCCAGGGCGTATTTTGCAAGCATTGCGGCGCGTTGAATCACATAATCCTGTCTTTATGCTGGATGAAATCGATAAACTTAGCCAGGGCTTTCAGGGCGACCCGGCTTCAGCGCTTCTGGAGGTGCTTGATCCGGAACAAAATGTGGAGTTCCGCGATCATTATTTGGAAGTGGCCTTTGATCTCTCGGAAGTCATGTTCATTACCACGGCCAACCGCCTCGATACCATCCCCCGCCCGTTGCTCGACCGCATGGAGGTTATCCAACTTTCCGGATATACCGAGCGCGAGAAAGTTGCAATTGCAAAGGGATACTTGGTTCCACGCCAATTGCGTGAGAATAGCCTGCGCGAATCGGAGGTTAGCTTCACCGATGAAGGTTTGCAGGAAATTATTCGTTACTACACCCGCGAAGCTGGTGTCAGGAATCTCGAACGTGAAATCGGTGGGGTGTGCCGCAAAGTAGTGACACAAATCGCCGAGGGTAGCGCCGCCGAAATGATCGCGATTACCCCGGAGCAGGTCAAAGAATATCTGGGACATGCGAAATTCCGCGACATGGAAGATATCGCTGAGCGCACTTCGCTGGCGGGTGTGGCTACCGGCTTGGCCTGGACACCCACCGGGGGCGACGTGTTGTTTATAGAAGCTACGAGTATGCCCGGCGGCAAGGGTTTTCAACTCACCGGCTCCCTGGGTAACGTGATGAAAGAATCGGCCAAAGCGGCGCTCTCTTTTGTGCGCTCACAGGCTGCAGCTTTGGGTTTGGAAGACGGCTTTTTTGCCGATTCCGATTTTCATCTGCATGTGCCCGCTGGCGCGCAGCCCAAAGATGGCCCCTCTGCGGGTGTGACCATGGCTACAGCGATTGTTTCGTTGGTATCTGGTCGCCCGGTACGCGCCGATGTGGCGATGACGGGCGAAATTACATTGCGGGGCAAAGTATTGCCAGTAGGTGGCATCAAAGAAAAAGTACTTGCGGCTCACCGGCTGGGATTGAAGACTGTGTTGTTGCCCAAGCGCAATGATGTAGACCTGGATGACCTGCCCGATGATGTGCGCGA
- a CDS encoding DUF348 domain-containing protein, whose amino-acid sequence MATLPLLTLVFLRKPVTLVVDDQPYQLQTYALTVEGLLSAADIQISEADFIHPGLNTRLHNGDQVVILRAARIQISVDGQTHNMLSAERIPVVILAEAGVNLGPGDQLIADGLPTHLDQMLPPGKVHTLQVRRASTIVLEENGESVSFISAASTLGGALWEQGIRIYDNDQLDPSPDTPLNGGTIPVKLTRARELIIQTQGHRTQTRSVGPTVGAALAEVGLALQGLDFSLPPESAPLPDDGLIEIVRVREEVLLEQAPLPFGTIQQALPDVEIDNTLIVSAGEYGLTAQRVRVIYEARPGEPDWQEVERQVEDEWVAREPQPRVVGYGTKIVIRTENVGGTAIEYWRKVEVYASTYSPCHLGIPDYCSTTTSSGAQLQKGMIATTIEWYRYMKGLPVYVPNYGFATIEDVGGGLPDRHWIDLGYSEEDFVGWAGWTTIYFLTPVPGNILYILEYGG is encoded by the coding sequence TTGGCGACTCTCCCCTTGCTGACACTGGTCTTCTTGCGCAAACCAGTGACGCTGGTCGTGGACGATCAGCCCTATCAGTTGCAAACCTATGCCCTGACGGTGGAAGGTCTGTTGAGCGCAGCGGATATTCAGATCAGTGAGGCCGATTTTATCCATCCGGGTTTAAATACCCGATTGCATAATGGGGATCAAGTTGTGATTCTGCGCGCGGCACGGATTCAAATCTCGGTGGATGGTCAAACGCACAACATGCTCTCAGCGGAACGCATCCCGGTGGTGATTCTGGCTGAAGCGGGTGTGAATCTTGGCCCCGGCGATCAACTCATTGCCGACGGGCTGCCCACCCATCTCGATCAGATGTTGCCTCCGGGGAAAGTCCACACTTTACAGGTGCGCCGCGCCAGTACGATTGTGCTGGAAGAAAACGGCGAAAGCGTCAGTTTCATATCGGCGGCGAGCACATTGGGCGGCGCACTCTGGGAGCAGGGCATCCGCATCTATGACAACGACCAGCTTGACCCCAGTCCCGACACGCCGCTCAACGGCGGCACAATCCCGGTAAAACTGACCCGCGCCCGGGAGTTGATTATTCAAACACAAGGGCATCGCACTCAAACCCGCTCTGTGGGGCCAACCGTGGGCGCGGCCTTGGCCGAGGTCGGCCTGGCCTTGCAGGGATTAGACTTCAGCCTGCCGCCCGAATCGGCGCCCCTGCCCGATGATGGCCTGATTGAAATCGTGCGCGTGCGCGAAGAAGTGCTGCTCGAACAAGCGCCCCTGCCTTTTGGCACCATCCAGCAAGCCCTGCCCGATGTGGAGATTGATAATACACTGATCGTCAGTGCGGGCGAATATGGCCTGACCGCCCAACGCGTGCGCGTGATCTACGAAGCCCGCCCTGGCGAGCCGGACTGGCAAGAAGTGGAGCGACAAGTAGAGGATGAGTGGGTGGCGCGCGAACCACAGCCGCGCGTGGTGGGCTATGGCACCAAAATTGTCATCCGCACCGAAAATGTAGGCGGTACGGCTATCGAATATTGGCGCAAAGTAGAAGTGTATGCTTCCACATATTCCCCCTGCCATCTGGGCATTCCCGATTATTGCTCCACAACGACCTCGAGCGGGGCGCAGCTTCAGAAAGGCATGATTGCCACAACGATCGAATGGTATCGCTATATGAAAGGGCTGCCGGTGTATGTGCCCAACTACGGCTTTGCCACCATCGAAGATGTGGGCGGCGGCCTGCCTGATCGTCACTGGATTGATTTGGGCTACAGCGAGGAAGATTTTGTCGGCTGGGCTGGCTGGACGACGATTTATTTTTTGACCCCGGTACCAGGCAATATTTTGTATATTTTGGAATATGGCGGGTAG
- the tpx gene encoding thiol peroxidase — MVIEREGLIQFGGKAATVIGPDMEVGQKAPEFTVHAQNWADFTGLAETQGKVRIIAAVPSLDTSVCDRETRKFNEEAAALSEDITILVISTDLPFTQKRWCGAAGIEQVQVLSDHKTADFGVKYGCLLKDQRILRRAVFVVDCSDRLVYVAYMPVLGEEPDYAEVLAAAKAALA, encoded by the coding sequence ATGGTTATAGAAAGAGAAGGGTTGATTCAATTTGGCGGCAAGGCTGCCACTGTAATTGGCCCGGATATGGAAGTTGGGCAAAAAGCCCCTGAGTTTACGGTGCATGCGCAAAATTGGGCAGATTTTACGGGGTTAGCAGAGACTCAAGGCAAAGTACGCATCATTGCCGCAGTACCATCGCTGGATACCTCCGTTTGTGATCGTGAAACGCGCAAATTTAATGAAGAAGCGGCTGCGTTGAGCGAAGATATCACCATTTTGGTGATTAGCACCGATTTACCTTTTACGCAAAAACGCTGGTGCGGCGCGGCAGGCATTGAACAGGTGCAGGTGCTTTCCGATCATAAAACGGCTGATTTCGGCGTCAAGTATGGTTGTTTGTTAAAAGACCAGCGCATTTTGCGGCGGGCGGTTTTTGTGGTCGATTGCTCAGACCGTTTGGTTTATGTAGCCTATATGCCTGTGCTCGGCGAAGAACCCGACTATGCTGAGGTGTTGGCTGCCGCAAAAGCTGCTTTAGCCTGA
- a CDS encoding Hsp20/alpha crystallin family protein, with amino-acid sequence MKVKETKQDTSREKWFSPIGSKGQINHLHLRVGSRSRVWCPPTDVYELEDVVIVRIEVAGMQDAEFSISLENRLLTVQGTRSDTAERRAYHQMEINFGEFRTQVELHWAIEHEGIEAAYDDGFLRLRLPKARPHQIEIGE; translated from the coding sequence ATGAAAGTTAAAGAAACCAAGCAAGATACGTCTCGCGAAAAATGGTTTTCCCCCATCGGATCCAAGGGACAAATCAATCATCTCCACTTGCGCGTAGGTTCGCGTTCCCGGGTATGGTGTCCGCCTACGGATGTGTATGAACTCGAAGATGTGGTGATTGTGCGCATTGAAGTTGCCGGGATGCAGGATGCGGAATTTTCGATCTCGTTGGAAAATCGTTTACTGACCGTTCAGGGTACCCGCTCCGATACAGCGGAGCGCCGCGCTTACCATCAAATGGAAATTAACTTCGGCGAGTTCCGCACACAAGTAGAGTTGCATTGGGCAATTGAACACGAAGGGATCGAAGCTGCGTATGACGATGGTTTTTTGCGCCTCCGGTTACCGAAGGCCAGGCCACACCAAATTGAAATTGGGGAGTAG
- a CDS encoding oligosaccharide flippase family protein yields MTSSTSSPNSIFARLQKNVPIFRSPSAMQGYLAAIDQGIISVGNFLAAIALARAVDPTEFGVYSVGFLLIHMLRAVQDGLIIQPINTFGATMPREEFRHFVSANAVLQIGLAAGSAGVAAGLGWLLILTGNDTAGPTLFGLWFVSITWQIQEFFRRIFYTRRNVQHAVINTTIANGVRLGAMFVWLRLGALNSGVDGLDAIAWGSLAALIVGIWQTRSYWTNGALNLRATLARNWHFGRWVLGGSLANWAASEIYPIIAAGMVNFAAAGAYRALQTLVAPVHVLLRALDTFFTPRAAGIYQRDGAPGLSRMLRWIYFIAGLPILGLLVVSNLFPETLLRLLYGETYLVYSGGLMLMALYYGLWYAYWPLQIAFKALQITRPIFIANSAAIISMFTLGFWLIHRWGLYGAVGGQALNALIVTLVLWWGWRLVRADER; encoded by the coding sequence ATGACATCAAGCACATCATCTCCTAATTCGATCTTCGCCCGTCTCCAAAAGAACGTCCCCATTTTTCGCAGCCCTTCGGCTATGCAAGGCTATCTGGCTGCTATTGATCAGGGCATTATTAGTGTGGGTAATTTCCTGGCCGCGATCGCGCTGGCGCGGGCTGTTGACCCCACCGAATTTGGCGTCTACTCAGTAGGCTTTCTGCTAATCCATATGCTGCGCGCCGTGCAAGACGGGCTGATTATTCAGCCAATCAACACCTTTGGAGCCACCATGCCGCGGGAAGAATTTCGGCACTTTGTCAGCGCCAACGCCGTGCTGCAAATCGGTTTAGCGGCTGGCAGCGCAGGGGTCGCTGCCGGGCTGGGTTGGCTACTCATCCTGACAGGTAATGACACCGCCGGGCCAACTTTATTTGGGTTGTGGTTCGTATCCATCACTTGGCAGATACAAGAATTTTTTCGACGAATTTTCTACACCCGCAGGAACGTGCAACATGCCGTAATCAACACGACCATCGCCAACGGCGTGCGCCTGGGGGCAATGTTTGTCTGGCTGCGTTTGGGGGCGCTCAACAGCGGGGTAGACGGTCTAGATGCGATTGCCTGGGGATCGCTGGCAGCACTAATCGTGGGTATCTGGCAAACACGCAGCTATTGGACAAATGGCGCACTTAACCTCAGAGCTACACTGGCGCGAAACTGGCATTTTGGCCGCTGGGTATTGGGCGGATCGCTGGCAAACTGGGCGGCGTCGGAAATTTATCCTATCATCGCAGCGGGAATGGTCAATTTCGCCGCTGCGGGGGCATATCGCGCCTTGCAAACGCTGGTGGCGCCGGTGCATGTGTTATTACGCGCTCTGGATACTTTTTTTACACCGCGCGCCGCAGGCATTTATCAGCGTGATGGCGCGCCCGGCCTGAGCCGCATGTTACGCTGGATTTACTTCATCGCCGGCCTGCCCATTCTGGGTTTGCTGGTGGTTTCTAATCTTTTCCCCGAAACCTTATTGCGCCTGCTGTATGGTGAAACCTATTTGGTCTACAGCGGCGGCTTGATGTTGATGGCCTTGTATTATGGCCTGTGGTATGCCTACTGGCCACTGCAAATAGCCTTCAAAGCACTTCAAATCACACGCCCCATTTTCATTGCCAACAGCGCGGCGATTATAAGCATGTTCACGTTGGGATTCTGGCTGATCCATCGCTGGGGGCTTTATGGCGCAGTCGGCGGGCAGGCGCTGAATGCTTTAATTGTAACGCTGGTATTGTGGTGGGGGTGGAGGTTGGTGAGGGCAGATGAGCGATGA